A window of Citrus sinensis cultivar Valencia sweet orange chromosome 7, DVS_A1.0, whole genome shotgun sequence contains these coding sequences:
- the LOC127903817 gene encoding uncharacterized protein LOC127903817, with the protein MKLLQYIFQGELPMDEHIVDGISFFVSRQEMFSLAPNTWIIDTVIDCFVNYLTNKERAKTSLEMRIWYLPTIFSQKIVANMACKKKSSIEEFVKNHNIRDKYMSELAVCENVRN; encoded by the exons ATGAAGTTGCTGCAATATATATTTCAAGGAGAATTGCCTATGGA TGAGCATATTGTTGATGGAATTAGTTTTTTCGTCTCTCGCCAAGAGATGTTTTCTTTGGCTCCTAATACTTGGATCATTGACACA GTCATAGATTGTTTCGTCAACTACTTGACAAACAAAGAACGTGCAAAAACGAGCCTAGAGATGCGTATTTGGTATTTGCCCACCATATTTTCA CAAAAAATAGTGGCAAACATGGCCTGCAAAAAGAAATCAAGCATCGAAGAATTTgtcaaaaatcataatattcgAGATAAATACATGTCAGAACTTGCAGTATGTGAAAATGtaagaaattaa